From the Tripterygium wilfordii isolate XIE 37 chromosome 6, ASM1340144v1, whole genome shotgun sequence genome, one window contains:
- the LOC120000516 gene encoding U-box domain-containing protein 15-like, which produces MGQQERDDESTVTSVAADEETWNHRKQTRILELSTKLINGDLQTQIEAARDIRKVVRKSSAKTRSKFAAAGVIQPLVEMLLSPNLDARHASLLALLNLAVRNERNKVNIVTAGAISPLVELLNFENSNLRELAAAAILTLSAAAPNKPTIAASGAAPLLLQILISGSVQGKVDAVTALHNLSTGVEDSNLILDARAVPPLMELLKECKKYSKFAEKATALLEILSHSEEGRIAITNSDGGMLTLVETVEDGSLISMEHAVGALLTLCRSCRDKYRQLILKEGAIPGLLRLTVEGTFEAQERARTLLDLLRDTPQEKIIASSVLEKIVYDKVDLVNGTDKAAETARRLLQDMVKRSMEVSMNRIQLRAASSTTPSKIPSS; this is translated from the exons atgggACAACAAGAACGAGACGATGAAAGCACGGTAACGAGTGTGGCTGCTGACGAAGAGACATGGAACCACCGAAAGCAGACCCGAATATTGGAACTTTCGACCAAGCTAATCAATGGAGATCTCCAGACCCAAATTGAAGCTGCCAGAGATATTCGGAAGGTTGTCAGGAAATCCTCGGCAAAGACTCGCTCCAAGTTCGCTGCCGCCGGTGTTATTCAGCCTCTCGTTGAAATGCTACTTTCGCCTAACCTCGATGCCCGCCATGCCTCTCTCCTCGCTCTCCTCAATCTTGCCGTTAGAAACGAACG AAACAAGGTCAACATAGTGACAGCAGGTGCCATCTCTCCACTTGTGGAGCTCCTCAATTTCGAAAATAGCAATTTGAGAGAATTAGCCGCTGCAGCAATATTAACACTCTCTGCTGCAGCACCAAATAAACCAACCATCGCGGCTTCTGGGGCTGCCCCTCTTCTGCTTCAGATTCTCATATCTGGAAGCGTTCAAGGAAAGGTTGATGCTGTGACGGCCCTACATAATCTCTCTACTGGTGTAGAGGATTCAAATTTAATTCTTGATGCTAGAGCAGTTCCCCCTCTAATGGAGCTCCTTAAAGAATGCAAGAAATATTCCAAGTTTGCTGAAAAAGCTACAGCGCTACTTGAAATCCTTTCCCACTCTGAAGAAGGGCGAATTGCAATTACAAACTCGGATGGTGGGATGTTAACACTCGTAGAAACTGTTGAAGATGGATCACTCATCAGCATGGAACATGCAGTTGGAGCTTTGCTCACTTTATGCAGGAGCTGCCGAGACAAGTATCGACAACTCATTCTCAAAGAAGGTGCAATACCTGGCCTTCTTCGACTGACAGTAGAGGGTACTTTTGAAGCTCAAGAAAGAGCACGTACACTCTTAGACTTGCTTAGAGATACTCCACAGGAGAAGATAATCGCGTCCTCAgttttggagaagattgtttaTGATAAAGTTGATCTAGTCAATGGAACCGACAAAGCTGCTGAAACTGCGAGGAGATTACTACAAGACATGGTTAAAAGAAGCATGGAGGTCAGCATGAACCGCATTCAGCTCAGGGCTGCATCTTCGACGACACCTTCCAAAATTCCATCCTCATGA